CTCTGATATTCGTCTGTTTTTACGACTTGCTGTAAATGAAATGGAGATAAGTTCGTTTAAGAAAAGCTTCATTTGCAAGTGACTTACGCGTTGCTGGAGGAGATTCTGATTTGGCCACTCGTTTGCGCCTGCGATCGCCAGATTTTTCAGTGCGCCAACGACTTTTATTACTCGAGTTACTAAAAACTCCTTCAATCTGACAAATCTGCAAGGAAATACATATTCCATATTGCAAACTGAGCTTGGAGTTTATAATTAGGTTACCTTTTGATAGTGATTTTTATCCTTGATCACACACGGCTCGACAAATTTAATCGGCTCCTCATTGGGATTTACAGGCGACGTTACCACAGTCCCTGAAATCATTTCATTGAGCACAGCTTCTATCTCTTCGCAAGGCTCTTCAAAGAATTTTGAATCTGGAGAGTGTTTTAGTGCCCAGATCCATAACACAGAACTTCTTTGATATTCTTACCTGTTGCAACTTTGGCACTGTCGTCGAGTGGAATATTCTCCTTGTCTCGTAAACTCACGGAATGCTGATTGACCACGTGAAAAGGTTGCGTGGCTATGAAGTCTTGGCACCGAGAGCTATTGATCTTGGCAGGAAATACTTGAGTGGCAATCAAATCTTGGTTGGAAGTCTCATTATCTTTTGGTGGGCCAAAGGAATTGTTTGCTTGTGGGCGTCCTAAGTTAAATGCCTGAGTTTCTATGAAATCTTGGTTGGAAGAATCATTAGCAGACGAGGGTTTAGGTGAATCAGTTATTTGTGGCCGGCCCAAGTTGAATGCCTGTGTCGCTATGAAATCTTGATTAGTTTCCTTATCTTCTTGTGCCTGCGGACGTCCCAAGTTAAAAGCCTGAGTCGCCACGAAGTCTTGGTTACTTTGCTCATTGTGTTCCTCGTCACTTTCCAACAATTTATGTCGTGGAAATCGTTGAGTGGCTACCATATCTTGATTCTTCTCTTGACTAGATGAGTTATCTGTGTCAGGAGTGGCAGTGGGAGTCTCAATTGTCGCCACAACCAGCTGTTTAACTCCGCCAAACTGCGGTGTGGCGGTATTCGTTTTGTCCGTAGGACGAACAAACGGATCTGGACTGCTGGAGCCATCGCGCCCCTCCCTCCCCATGATTAGGTCAAACAGATCAGGGGTGCAGATATTTCTATCCACGGACGGAGCGGTCAAATCAGGTGTAATGCAGGCGTCGCCACGCGGTAGCACTTCATCCGCTTTGGTGCTACTCAGGGCACAGCATTTCGAATCGCTAGCTGACCAGTTTAAGGCACTTATTTCCAGGTCGGTGGTGTCCAGTTGATCTAATTAAAAAGAACGCATTATTGAAAGTCATAATTTTCAATGGATGCCCATACCACGCTTATCTTCCTTCTTATCAATAGTTTCCATTGGCTTTGCTGGCGGAGGGAGAGGCAGCAAAACATCGCAAAGGACCTGTGAGGCATCGAAGTCATCAATGGCATCCTCATTATAGTCCTGGGTGCACATGCGTATCATGCTGCCCTCGGATGATTCCCCATCGCTGTCCATTGTCGGATCCCGGTTATCGGCCACAGGAATAACCGAGGGTTTAACCACTGGTGGTTCAGGTGGAAGACACGCAAGCATATCCTGCGTTTCGGGTATCATGAAGTCATCGGCCAGCGACACTCTTCCACCGGTCGAAGGCCTTTCGAAGACCACCGCCTGGGTCTCGGGTATGAAGAAGCTATCTGCCGTTGTGTTGACTGACGTGTTGGCGGATGGAGGCTGTGTTTCAGGAATGTCCATGCTGTCCAACGTCGTGTGGGTTGATCTGTCCTTCAGGCATTCCCCGAATCCGCTGCTGTCGTGAACCTGAAGGAAAGGTACGCATTTGGTTATGGATCCTGTAAGAATGACATGTAGTACTTATACCTCATCGTGATCCTCTCCAATCTCCAGCCTGGCCTCCACATTGCCAAAGCGGAGTTTCACCTTGCCGGCCAAGGTGTCCTCCCTGCCAATGTCCACCACTGTCTTCTCCTGGTCGTTCACGAAGATACTGCCCACCAGGGCGGCCAGGCGCACCACACCTCGGCGCAGGATGCAGGCGGTGGCGTGGGCCAACTCCATTGACTGTCCATTCAGAATAAAGTTAATCAATGTTGGAATGTGCACATTAGTAAAGGCAAATTTACCTCATCGGCGATGCTGATTTCCAGGCCCTTCTTCCTTCCAATGCGGTATATTATATCCGGTTCCAGGAGAATGGCCGGCAGACCGCCAAAAAACAGGCTTACATCTGCCATCCTGGCGGGACTTCCTTGAACACTGAAGGACgaacaaaaaaacaatacaatAATTGGAAACAACAAACGCAACGGACGGTCACACCTGCAACGGGCGCCAAACACAGACGATAGGCTATATGGTAGCATTAATTAAAACAGAGCTGCCAACTCGCGACGAAAAAATACACacaatttattgtttacaaATTACTGAACGTCCTGTGCTGACTTTTATATGGAGTCTTTCTGTTATAATTTGTAATAGATAATAGGTAAATATATTGACAAGCTGATGTTGGATATATTGTCTAACGATATTCCGATAGCTCATTGTTTACGATAATCCTGCATTATCACAAGCATATGGCAACCCTGTTCATCGCCATGGCAATCGGTGGCTTGTTCAACTCTTGTTTTgaacaattataattataatataagcATAATCTTAATATAAAGTTAACCATGAGGCATGAGTGATACCGATACGGACGACACCGATCTGCTGCTCCTGATACCACCGAACTTCTGCGCGGAGGACAAAATGAGCGCATGCGCAGCGGCAGATGCA
This portion of the Drosophila santomea strain STO CAGO 1482 chromosome 3L, Prin_Dsan_1.1, whole genome shotgun sequence genome encodes:
- the LOC120447570 gene encoding uncharacterized protein LOC120447570 isoform X2, translated to MLPYSLSSVFGARCSVQGSPARMADVSLFFGGLPAILLEPDIIYRIGRKKGLEISIADESMELAHATACILRRGVVRLAALVGSIFVNDQEKTVVDIGREDTLAGKVKLRFGNVEARLEIGEDHDEVHDSSGFGECLKDRSTHTTLDSMDIPETQPPSANTSVNTTADSFFIPETQAVVFERPSTGGRVSLADDFMIPETQDMLACLPPEPPVVKPSVIPVADNRDPTMDSDGESSEGSMIRMCTQDYNEDAIDDFDASQVLCDVLLPLPPPAKPMETIDKKEDKRDQLDTTDLEISALNWSASDSKCCALSSTKADEVLPRGDACITPDLTAPSVDRNICTPDLFDLIMGREGRDGSSSPDPFVRPTDKTNTATPQFGGVKQLVVATIETPTATPDTDNSSSQEKNQDMVATQRFPRHKLLESDEEHNEQSNQDFVATQAFNLGRPQAQEDKETNQDFIATQAFNLGRPQITDSPKPSSANDSSNQDFIETQAFNLGRPQANNSFGPPKDNETSNQDLIATQVFPAKINSSRCQDFIATQPFHVVNQHSVSLRDKENIPLDDSAKVATEPCEEIEAVLNEMISGTVVTSPVNPNEEPIKFVEPCVIKDKNHYQKICQIEGVFSNSSNKSRWRTEKSGDRRRKRVAKSESPPATPSRKNRRISEGSERPESNFIKRRNNPADKKSEAINKSVIREQDVDSIPEEETQKYKANDSFNEVANQWQSRRSRIQNRSGTPGSSLERNEANALERNEANTEVVDKSNEEPPTKSKRGRRAKKAETNKADTSKDIPKPTTRTRRQTSDEDAQASDRGKGRKAKKAASSKADTSKNIPKGVTRVTRQNSADDVEVHREESSVQTENEKKVKKVKSSKEETSKDIAKPKPRTRRQTADEDAATPKVEKERQVQMDKAKDMPKPAARTRRKASIEQAESTEEIVKPKRGRKHKETETNQVVAPVEKSMTRTRRKTIVEDCDTLTEAKPALIKRAVVRISRASIENPDSSSTARITRAAKSRSATPSIEEPSSSTAAAKGPNSSATTRAPKTVRAATSSSAAPKADQSSTSFGSSRGSKRLASREEPTSSSVTTKKPKILVDEDVLKNRSGATTTRFSQPDFDPLRAFNLYVRKAKTTGKIKIAFTMCNRPALESVLKSLRHVMEVTEDPLQCDLLMMDKGERTYKFLTVIASNKPVLSTNWLHSVKKTRSIDIKADHLFSDATFEETFKFKPSSVLDHPRLLYGLHFMLGEDIVPKATEMKVIIQSAGGKVHIHPPSLAISVELYVVTTSKDTKSKRRLNNYEKVHFIKAEAVMQALVQHNIEKLQEFKLKL
- the LOC120447570 gene encoding uncharacterized protein LOC120447570 isoform X1 produces the protein MLPYSLSSVFGARCSVQGSPARMADVSLFFGGLPAILLEPDIIYRIGRKKGLEISIADESMELAHATACILRRGVVRLAALVGSIFVNDQEKTVVDIGREDTLAGKVKLRFGNVEARLEIGEDHDEVHDSSGFGECLKDRSTHTTLDSMDIPETQPPSANTSVNTTADSFFIPETQAVVFERPSTGGRVSLADDFMIPETQDMLACLPPEPPVVKPSVIPVADNRDPTMDSDGESSEGSMIRMCTQDYNEDAIDDFDASQVLCDVLLPLPPPAKPMETIDKKEDKRDQLDTTDLEISALNWSASDSKCCALSSTKADEVLPRGDACITPDLTAPSVDRNICTPDLFDLIMGREGRDGSSSPDPFVRPTDKTNTATPQFGGVKQLVVATIETPTATPDTDNSSSQEKNQDMVATQRFPRHKLLESDEEHNEQSNQDFVATQAFNLGRPQAQEDKETNQDFIATQAFNLGRPQITDSPKPSSANDSSNQDFIETQAFNLGRPQANNSFGPPKDNETSNQDLIATQVFPAKINSSRCQDFIATQPFHVVNQHSVSLRDKENIPLDDSAKVATDSKFFEEPCEEIEAVLNEMISGTVVTSPVNPNEEPIKFVEPCVIKDKNHYQKICQIEGVFSNSSNKSRWRTEKSGDRRRKRVAKSESPPATPSRKNRRISEGSERPESNFIKRRNNPADKKSEAINKSVIREQDVDSIPEEETQKYKANDSFNEVANQWQSRRSRIQNRSGTPGSSLERNEANALERNEANTEVVDKSNEEPPTKSKRGRRAKKAETNKADTSKDIPKPTTRTRRQTSDEDAQASDRGKGRKAKKAASSKADTSKNIPKGVTRVTRQNSADDVEVHREESSVQTENEKKVKKVKSSKEETSKDIAKPKPRTRRQTADEDAATPKVEKERQVQMDKAKDMPKPAARTRRKASIEQAESTEEIVKPKRGRKHKETETNQVVAPVEKSMTRTRRKTIVEDCDTLTEAKPALIKRAVVRISRASIENPDSSSTARITRAAKSRSATPSIEEPSSSTAAAKGPNSSATTRAPKTVRAATSSSAAPKADQSSTSFGSSRGSKRLASREEPTSSSVTTKKPKILVDEDVLKNRSGATTTRFSQPDFDPLRAFNLYVRKAKTTGKIKIAFTMCNRPALESVLKSLRHVMEVTEDPLQCDLLMMDKGERTYKFLTVIASNKPVLSTNWLHSVKKTRSIDIKADHLFSDATFEETFKFKPSSVLDHPRLLYGLHFMLGEDIVPKATEMKVIIQSAGGKVHIHPPSLAISVELYVVTTSKDTKSKRRLNNYEKVHFIKAEAVMQALVQHNIEKLQEFKLKL